Genomic segment of Acidobacteriota bacterium:
CTCGCTGTGTGGGGGATGGTGTTTGGGATCGGGAGTGGGGTACTATGCTTTGTGGTGGCGATAATCGGCATTATGCATTTCAACGCCCCCAACGGAGGGTCCGACAAGAGGGAGATACTATCATATTGCATTGTTGGGGTAGTATTTAGTGCACTCGGCATAATATCTCTGTGGTTCTATCTCCGTGCGCGGCCCAGGTCTACGCCTTTAATGAGAGCGCTAAAGAAAAGCGCAAGTTATGAGATTGTGATAGCACGGATAAACACCGACGCAAATGTAAACACAAAGGATGAAGATGGAATAACGCCTCTGATGATGGCCTTGATAAACGGGGCAAACAGTAGTGTTGTCAGGGCATTAATCAAGGCTGGTGCTAACGTCAATGAAAAGAGTAGTGATGGTTATACACCGTTAACTATTGCGTACTGCAAATATGCAAAGCCTGAAGTTGTCACCGCACTGATTAATGCTGGCGCAAAAGAAAGCAAAGATTTAGCCAGGGACGAGGCCAAAAAAAGCGGAGACTGGGCGACCCTCCTGAAAATGCTGGCAGAATGCCAGAGCATCCAAGAGATGGATGATTTGTCTCTATCAATTGCATGTATCGGGAACAAGGCGGCTGCGAGCGGGTTGGTGGCGCTTGCGATTCAGAGCCATGTAAACGGATGTAAGGCACGTGAAAAGTTGAATGAGCTACGATGCGACCCTCAAGCATTACTGATGGACAGACTCCGGCAACAGACTAGCATATTCACTATCGGATACAATCCTCAAAGCGTATGTAGTCCTATAAGAGAGCAAGAAGATGTGATGGCGCGGCATTTCAAGCGTGAGAGCAAGGCGCTGGCCGCCCTGGTTGGTCTAAAAGCAATTGAGGAGATTCAAGCTGTATTGGACAACCCTGCTTATGAAAAGCATGTGGACAATTTTAGATATGCACTCGGTCAAATATACGAAAAAGAAAGAGCGGAACGTGAAATCAACTCGTCCACTCCGAATTCAATTGACGAGAACAAGTACAGTGAGGAGCAAACGGCTTCTGTCGGGACGAGCGAAGCCGCTGAAGGCCGGGATGTAACATTCGTTATTCCCTGTGGAGTATGCGGCTATAAGACTGATGTAACCGTGACGATTGACTGGGGAGGATGCATCCTATCGGGAAACACCGATGATCACGAGTTCCGATGTCACAACTGTAACAAGGTCTTTACGGTCAGCAAGGCTTATCTGAAGCATCATACAGATTGTTTCGTCTGATGATCTGAATTCGCCCGAAAGCCCGATCTTTCATGACATCTCTGAATAATATTGATGGGGCCGTAAAAAAGTACCATCACCCTCCGGGTGATGGCTCAAACAAACGTCTTACAGACACTTTCCCGTTCGTTTTCCGACTTTTTACGAAACCATCAATATTAGTTATAACAGTAAATATTATTGTTTGCACTACATGATGGTTCCAAGGGGGCCGCCGATCCCGGCTGCGACCGCGTTCACGGCTGCGATTGCGACGGCGACTGCGACGGCGACCCCGATACCGACCCCGATGGGAAACTCTCCGGGCCTACAGCCTACAGCCTTCAGCCTTCAGCCTTCAGCCTTCAGCCTACAACCCAACACCCTAAACCGCTTCCGCAAACTCCCCGCGAAACACCGTCACCGCCTGTCCGCCGAGGAACACACGGTCACCGGCCACCCGCACCCGGACGACGCCGCCGCGGGCCGAGGCCTGGAAGGCGGTGAGGTCCGTCTTCCCGAGGCGCTTGCCCCAGAACGGTCCCAGGCAGCAGTGGGCCGACCCCGTGACGGGGTCCTCGTCGATCCCGGAGCCGGGCGCGAAGAAGCGCGAGACGAAGTCGAACCCCGGTGTCTCGGCTCGGGCCGTGACGGAGACGCCCCGGACGTTCAGCTTCCGCAGCAGGGCCTGGTTCGGCGCAAGGCCCCGGACGACCGTCTCGGACGCCGCCAGGACGAGGTAGTCGTCCACGTTGCGGCCCACGTAGACCGGTTCCAGGCCCAGCCCCTCCGCGAGGCCGGCGGGCGCTTCACACGGGCCCTCCGCGCGGGCCGGGAAGTCCAGTTCGATCCAGCCGCCGTCCCGGCGGGCGCCCAGCGGACCGCTCGCACTCGTGAAACGGGCCGGCCGGCCCGGGTCGAGTGTCCCGGTCTCCCACAGCACGTGGGCGCTGGCGAGGGTGGCGTGACCGCAGAGCGCGACCTCCACCGCCGGCGTGAACCAGCGGATCCGGAACCCGTCGCCCTCGGGGACGAGGAAGGCCGTCTCGGAGAGGTTCATCTCCAGGGCGACGGACTGCATCCAGCCGGTTTCCTTTTCGGCTTCGAGAAGGCAGACGGCGGCGGGGTTGCCCGAGAAGGGGCGGTGGGTAAAGGCGTCAACCTGGAAGATGGGGATGGCTCTCGACATGATTGTCCTCCTTTCGCCGGTGCCGACCCATCGTACCCGAAGCGCCCGCACCCGGCAAGGGGCAATCTTCGGCGGCTGTGCATTACGGCGGAAAGGACGAAGGGACCAAAGGGATCAAAGGGACCGAAAGGACCGAAAGGACCGAAAGGACCGAAAGGACCGAAAGAACCGAAAGAACCGAAAGGACCGAAAGGACCAGAAGGGTATAAAGGGTATAAAGGGTATGAAGGGTATAAAGGGTATGAAGGGTATAAAGGGTATGAAGGGTATAAAGGGTATAAAGGGTATAAAGGGTATAAAGGGTATAAAGGGTATAAAGGGTATAAAGGGTATAAAGGGTATAAAGGGTATAAAGGGTATAAAGGGTATAAAGGGTATAAAGGGTATAAAGGGCATAAAGGACATAAAGGGCATAAGGGGCATAAGGGGCATAAAGGGCATAGAGGACTAGGCTTTTTCCAGGACTTTGCCCGGAAAAGTGGCCTCGGCAGGCAACCAGAAACGACAACATGTTGGGAAGAACGCAACCGCTAAAGCGCCTAAAAAAGCATAAAGGACGGCATCTCTCGGCCTAGGACCTCATCTGGTTTATCATGCCCTTCATGCCCTTCATACCTTCAAGCATTCTTCCCCTTCATGTCGTTTGTGTCCTTTGGTCCTTCGTGTCCTTTGGTCCTTTGTGTCCTTTGGTCCTTTGTGTCCTTTGGTCCTTTGTGTCCTTTGGTCCTTTGTGTCCTTTGGTCCTTTGTGTCCTTTGGTCCTTTGTGTCCTTTGGTCCTTTGTGTCCTTTGGCCCTTTGTGTCCTTTGGGCCCTTTTGGTTCTTTGGGCCCTTTGGGTCCTTTGGGTCCTTTGGGTCCTTTACGTCCTTCGGGCCCTATTCGCCCCTCGATTTCACCGCTTCCCTTGAAACAATCGCACTCACCCGCGATTGAACTCTCCGACCGGGGAACCTGAAGCGAAGGAGCGGGAGCTTCGTGGTCCCGAGGGAGTACCGTGCGTGGGAGGAGAATCATGAGCCGTTGCGATGTCGTGCCCGGATCAAGCCGTGAGCTGAAAGGAGTGGCCCTGGGGGTTGTGGGGGCCCTGACCTTCTGGTTCCTGATGTTCTCCGGAACGGTGCGCGCCGAAACGGCCGCGCTGACCGCTATCGATCTCCGCCTGCCGTCCTCCAGCACCGGGGTGTCCGGCGGGGCGCTCGCCGTCCGGCTCTTCGTCCCGGCGGCGGGCCACGCCCGCTTCGCTGACGGGGCGCCGGTAATCGTGGTCTGCCAGGGCGGGACCTCGGCGGGCGACCTGAACAACCCCTTCCCGCCGCCCCTGGACGATGTGGTCGTGGTGTCGTTCCTCTTTCCCGGTGGCCGCCAGGGTCCGTTCACATCCTCGGGGACCTACGACGACCGCGGGGAGCGGTCCATCCAGGCCGTTTGCGACGTCATCCGTTACGCCGCGGGGCTGTCGGTGGACTCCACGGGCAAGACCATCGCCCAGCGCTGCCCCGTCCCGGTGAAGACCGCCAACGTGGGGGCGATCGGTCTCTCCAACGGCGGGAACATGGTGGCGGCGGTGGCGGCCCGCCACGGGGCCGAGTTGGCGGGGGTCCTCCGGTACGTCATCCAGTGGGAGTCGCCGGTCTCCAGCCAGATCGCCACCGTGGACCTGGGGGGATACCGCCTGATCGACGGCGAGAGCCACGCCGTGGACTTCAACGCCCTCAACCCGCGGTACCAGGGATACGGCCCCCTCGAGGCCTCCGTTTACACCGCCGACATCCGTTACAACCCGGCCGGGACGGTGCCGGTCTTTCACGACGGGAACGGGGACGGGGTCTACACCGTCGCCTACAACCCCGCCACCGGGGAGAGCCTCCCGGACCTCGATTTCGACGGCGTGCTGGAGATGGGCGAGGACTTCCCGCTGGGCGCCTACACCCTGGCGGGGCGCAGCGTCTACTCCCGGACGGTGTCCCGGGCGCTTGAGGCGAACAACGCTTTCGGCGGCGCCTGGCCGGCGTCGATCCTGACCGTCGACGAGGCGGACGCCTTCTGGGACCTGCGGGAGGCCGTCCGGCTGGCGGAAGACGCGGTCGACGGCTTGCCCGGCCTGGAGGTGATGTTCACGGCCGGGGTCCGGGACCACGTCCAGAGCCGTCCCGACAAACCCCACGTCCGGCAGGGGTTCGAGAGCTGGAGCACCCGGGGCCCCTGGGTCCAGATCAACCCGGGCCCGGAGTACCTCGTGGCGCTGCTTCCCAGCCTCGCGGGGCGGACCGACCTCCCGCACAACGCCCCCAACACCCCGCCCGCCGACTGGGCCAACCCCGCCGGGTGGTGCTACCCGTCGGACGTCTCCTCCGGCATCGTGAACGCCGGGGCCGTCCGCCAGATGGCCGAACGGGTGGAAGCGGCAGCGACCCGCACCTGGGCCTTCGAGACCGCCGTCCCCTTCATCGCCTGTGCCAGCGGGTGGGAAAGCTCCCTGGAGGCCTGCAACACCACCGGCGCCGAACAGGCGCTTCAGATCGAGTGTTTCGAGGGCGGGGACCCCCGGTCCAGTTCACACACCGTCCCGGCCGGAACCGCCCTCCGCATCCCCTTGACCGTGGGCACGTGCGCCCGGGTCCTGGGCACGTCGACCGGGGTTTCTCTCGCCGTGGTCTACCGGTTCACGGGGCTCGGCCTGAGCCTGTCCTGCCCGCTTCCCAAGCGGCTGGCCAGGGACGTCACGTTCCTGATGCCCGCCGGGCCCTCGGCGCCCGTCTGGACCGGCGTGGCGCTGATGAACGCCGGTGCCGAAGCGAACACGGTGCGGCTGGAAGCCGTCGCCGCCGACGGCACGGTGCTGGCCGGGCGGACGCTGGCCCTGGAGGCCCGGAGCACGTTCGCCGTGATGCTCTCCTCGGTGTTTTGCGTGTCGACGTCGTCCGTTGCCCGGATCCGGGCGGCGGGGACGGGGCCCCTGTGCGGGCTCACCCTCTCCGGCATCGCCGGCGGGTCCGTCACCTGCCTGCCGGCCCTGGCCGACCCGGACGCGGTGGCCGTTGCCCTCCCGCTCCCGACATCCGGCGGGGCCTCCCTGCCCCTGGTCCTCGACAACCCCTGGGGCGAAGCGGTCACGGCATCGGTGATCCCCGTGGCGGCCGGCGTGGAGGGGGCCCCGGTCCCGGTGCCGGTCCCTGCGGGCGGCCGAGGCTCCGTGGACCTCCAGCCCTTCCTGGCGGCCGGGTCCCCGGTGGACGGCCTGGTGGTCCGGTTCGGTTCCCGGGGCCTGTTCGCCCGTCTCGCGGGGGGGGCCGGTGAAGCGGAGACCCTGCTGACGGGGCGCACCGCCCACCGCCTGACCCTGCCGCTGGGCGGCGGCCCGGACCGTCCGGTCCCCATCCTGTTCAACGCCTCGGGGATCACCCAGCGGGTCCGTCTGACCGTCGTCACCCCTGAGGGCGAACGAGGGAGCGTCACCCTCCGACTCTCTCCGCGGGCCCGGACCGTGGTGGACCTCGCGAGCCTCTTCCCCGCGCTCGGGGCCGGGGCCGAGGGGTGGCTCGTGACGGCGGGGCAGGGTGGCCTGGCGGTCCTGGGCGACGCCGGGCTCGGGCTCGGGGGCTGCACCCTCGCCGATGCTTCTCCCCAGACCCCCGTCTACCTGACGTTCTTCTCCCACAACGAGGACTCCTGGCAGGGCATGGTGTCCACCCGTTCCGGGTACCTGGAGTACCGGAACGACCTCCTGGAAAGGCTCCACCTGCTCCGCGACGCCGGCGTCGTCCTGGACTGGCAGTCCGACTGGGCGGTGCTCGACGCCGTGGCCCGGTTCGACACGGGGGAGGTCACGGCATCCACCAACGGCAAGAACATCGTGCGCTACCTGGCGGAAGACCTCGGTTTCTCGCCCGACCCCCACGGGCACCTCGTCCAGTACAACTACGCCGACATCGCCCGGCTCTTCCGGGACCTGGGCGTCGATCCCGCCCCCGTGATCGGCGGGGTCATCCACGCCTCCTGCGGGACAGGCGGCGAACTGCTGAGCCTGGTGGACTGGCGCGCCGACGGCGAGGTCGGGGCGGACGGCCTGGTTCACGGCCGCGTCTTCCCCCAGGAGACCTGGCGCCCGGAGATCCTGAGCGTCCCGGCCTTCGCGGGGCACTGGTTCGACGAGATGTCCTCGGGGGTCTGGAATCCGGGCACCCTGGAGACCTTCTACCTCCACGACCCCGCCCGGGGCATTGTCTACGTCGGCCAGGGCGACCCCCACGACCAGACCCTCCTGGGAGCGACCCACGCCAGCGGTTCCCCCGTTTTCGGGGCCCAGGGCTCCTACGTGCGGGAACTGGTGGACAAGCTGCGCCGCGGCGACCTGCCCGACGGGACCATGCACACCGCCTCGCTCCACATCCGCGACAAGAAGACCCCCGACGCCGGGGGAGCCGAAACCAACGACCGGCTGGCGGAGATGCTGGGCGTCCTCCGGCCCTTTATGGACGCCGGCGAGATCGTGTCGGTCACCTACCCGGAAGCGGTTCGCCTCTGGCAGGATGTGTACGGGGCGAACCCCGGGCGGACGGCCATCCAGGAATTTTCCTCCTACGGCGCCATCGAGGGATCCATCAAGGCGCACTGCGGGGCGGAGGTGCCCGTCGTCCTTTTCTCCATCAACACCCACGACTGGGTGCTGCCGCAGGACAGCGCCCGCACCGTCAACCGGATCCTGGATATCCACGAGAAGTACGACGTCCCCGTGGATGTCTACCTCACCGACCCCGTCGTCCAGGCCTACGCCGCGGAGGCGCCCGGGCTGCTGGACCGGCTGCGAAAGTCCCGGCAGGCCGTGGTCTCCTACCACGTCCGCCCACCCTCGCCCTACTACTGGACTTTCGATTTCCTGGGACTGGCCTCCTACCCTGCGGACCAACTCCAGGCCCTGCTCCTGGACTACGAGACCCACGCCCTGGACCTGGCCACCGGCCGGCCCGGGGACGGCCCGGGCGGGTACGCGTGGCTGGCGGGGTGGGTAGGGTATGCCCCCCCCGTGGTGTCCGGTTTCTCCGAGAACGGCCCGGTGGGGACGGCGCTTCTCGACCTCTTTGAAAACATGGGGGCGGGTCTTTACGTGGTGCACGGGCGGGTGGTGGAGCCGGGGGAGACGGCGGGGCCGCTCTTCATCCGACCCGAGCACGTCGAGATGAAACTGTACGAGCACCCGGAGCGGGACGCCGCCCAGTGGATCCGGGAGGAACTCGAGCCCTGGCGGGGGGAGGAGACCGTCTACGTGAACATCAAGGTGCACGAGAACAACTTCTACCTCTGGGGCACCTCCTGGGACCGGATCTACTACGGGGCGGGCGGCGTGCCCCGGACACCCCCCTTCGACCTCACGGCCTGGGAGGGGACGCTGCAGTACCGCTCGGAAGCCGAGCAGGCGGCCCAGTGGACCAACTACGAGAAGGCCGTGGCCCACGTGGCCGCCTACCGGTACAACTACGCCGCCGTGGACTGCCTCGACGTGCTGGCCGCCCTCCAGGCCGGCCGCTGAGCGCCCCGGGCGACCTCTCCGGGATTCGGCGACGGGGCTCGGGGATTGATAAGAACCCGGAAAACGAACGGGAAAGTGTCTGCATCGCCTTCGGTTGAGCCATGGCCCCGAGGGCGATGGCACTTCTGGCGGGGATGTCAGAATTCCACGGCGCGTGCTCCGACGAAGGCGGCCAGGCGATGGAGCGCCTCGTGGAGCCGGGTGGTCCGGCGGCGGGTCGCCCGGATCCCGTGCTCCCACCAGAGCCCCCGAACCTCGATGACCCCGCGGTCGCGGTGCAGTTTCGCGTCGAGCCGGCCGGTGAACCGGTCGCCCTCGAGGAGAGGGAGGGCGTAGTACCCGTAGCGTCGCCGGGCGGCGGGCGTGAACATCTCGCAGGAGTAGTCGAAGCCGAAGCGACGGCGGCAGCGGTCCCGGTCCCGCAGGACGGGGTCGAAAGGGCTGAGGAGGCGAAGACGGTCCGACGGCGGGGGAAGACGGTGAAGGCGGTCCGGCCAGTCCGGGAACGTGAGGGCGGGACGGGGCTTCCCGTCGTCCGCGGACTCCACGAGGACCTCGACGAGACGGCCTTCGCGCACGGCGGCGTTGCACCAGGCGGAGGCCTCGCCGGCCCCGAGGTCGTCCCAGAAGGCGGCGAGTTCCCGGGGCGTGAAGACGGCCAGGCGTTCCGCGGCGGAGGAGAAGACCCACTCGGCGTGGGCCGGGGGATCGGGCTCGGGGGCGTCGTGAAGGCCGGGGAAGACCCGTTCGGGGAGGTCGTAGAGCTTCTGGAAGGCCGTCCGGCCCGCCACGGCCAGGTCGCCGATGCGCCAAAGGTAGTCGAGGGCGGCTTTCGCGGGTTTCCACCCCCACCAGGGGCCCCGGTCGCCCCGGTGCTCGAAGTCGGCGCTGCGGAGTGGGCCTTCGGCGCGGATCCGGCCGAGGACCTCGGCGCACACGCTCTCACGGTGCTCCCCCAGGAGCTTGCGCCACCAGGGGTGCGCCTCGATGCGGGGGCGGTCGCGGCGGAAGCGGGTTTTCCAGTGGGGGTACCAGGCGGTGGGGATGACGGAGGCGTCGTGGGTCCAGTGCTCGAAGAGGGATCGGTTCCGTTCCAGGAGGGTTTTCAATTGCTCGGGGCGGTAATCGTCCAGGCGGGCGTGAAGGGTGAGGTCGTGGGCGCGGGCGACGACGTTGATGGTGTCCACCTGGACGAATCCCAGCCGGGTGACCAGTGACAGGAGCGACAGGCCGGGGCCCGGGATCGACGGGGGGGGAGAGCAGGCCCTGGGCGCCGAGAAAGAGACGGCGGGCGGAGGCGGCGGTGAGAACGTCGGCGGCGGCCATGGGATTGCCAAGAGGGGGGGCGCGAAAACGGGTGCGCTAATGCGTTAATTCGACCAGCAGACAGACCAGGTCG
This window contains:
- a CDS encoding ankyrin repeat domain-containing protein, whose product is MEATHQSKQSRVALAVWGMVFGIGSGVLCFVVAIIGIMHFNAPNGGSDKREILSYCIVGVVFSALGIISLWFYLRARPRSTPLMRALKKSASYEIVIARINTDANVNTKDEDGITPLMMALINGANSSVVRALIKAGANVNEKSSDGYTPLTIAYCKYAKPEVVTALINAGAKESKDLARDEAKKSGDWATLLKMLAECQSIQEMDDLSLSIACIGNKAAASGLVALAIQSHVNGCKAREKLNELRCDPQALLMDRLRQQTSIFTIGYNPQSVCSPIREQEDVMARHFKRESKALAALVGLKAIEEIQAVLDNPAYEKHVDNFRYALGQIYEKERAEREINSSTPNSIDENKYSEEQTASVGTSEAAEGRDVTFVIPCGVCGYKTDVTVTIDWGGCILSGNTDDHEFRCHNCNKVFTVSKAYLKHHTDCFV
- a CDS encoding PhzF family phenazine biosynthesis protein, which produces MSRAIPIFQVDAFTHRPFSGNPAAVCLLEAEKETGWMQSVALEMNLSETAFLVPEGDGFRIRWFTPAVEVALCGHATLASAHVLWETGTLDPGRPARFTSASGPLGARRDGGWIELDFPARAEGPCEAPAGLAEGLGLEPVYVGRNVDDYLVLAASETVVRGLAPNQALLRKLNVRGVSVTARAETPGFDFVSRFFAPGSGIDEDPVTGSAHCCLGPFWGKRLGKTDLTAFQASARGGVVRVRVAGDRVFLGGQAVTVFRGEFAEAV